The stretch of DNA CTCAAAAGTGCTGTTACAGAACCTGAATTTCTCCGTTGAGAGCGGTGAGATCTTTGTAATTTTAGGTGGATCAGGTTGCGGTAAATCGAGCCTCTTAAAGAATTTATTCGGACTATATCAACCGCTTGCTGGAGATGTGCTGGTAGAGGGTCAAAATATCACTAGCGCTCAAGGTGCTGAGCGCCAAAAAATTATGACGAGCTTTGGGGTGATGTATCAGCAGGGCGCTTTATTCGGTTCCATGAACTTGCTGGATAACGTGACACTCTTTATGGAGGAGTACACCCAGCTCACTAGAGATCAGATGAACTTATTGGCGAGGTGCAAGCTGGATTTGGTAGGCTTACTTCCATATGAAGCGTATATGCCTAGCGAGATTAGCGGTGGCATGCAAAAGCGGGCTGCGATTGCGCGTGCGATGGCTTTAGATCCTAAAATACTTTTTTTAGATGAGCCTTCAGCGGGCCTTGATCCGATTACGTCGGCTGATCTTGATAGCACCATACTAGATCTCTCAAAAAACTTAGGATTTACTTTTGTGATCGTCTCTCATGAGCTGGCAAGTATTTATTCTATTGCCGACAAAGTCATCATGTTGGATAAGGATGCCAAAGGCATTATTGCCGAGGGTGATCCAAAGGTATTAAGGGACAGCAGTAAAGACCCTCGAGTACATCAATTTTTTAATCGCATCATGAGCAAGGACGCAGCATGAGTAATCACTCCAACCCGAATTACTTCCGTTTGGGAATTTTTGTTCTTGCGGCAATCGGTGCATTACTCACCATCATCTTGATCTTTGGCTCAGGACAATTTTTTAAAAAATCATTCATGGTGGAAACTTATGTCAAGCAATCAGTGACCGGTTTGGATGCTGGAGCTGCGGTACGCTTTCGAGGTGTCAAGATTGGGCAGGTGACATTGATTGCTTTATCGGGTGACTTGTATGAGAAAGAGGTCCCGATGGCTCAGAAGCAAGAGTATGTTGTTGTGAGAATGCAAATCTATGGTGATGCTATTGAGAAAAATCACCTAGAAACATTTATTAAAGATAACTTACGTGCGCGTATACGATCGATGGGTATTACTGGCGTTAATTATGTTGAGTTAGATTTCTATTCAGGTGCTGCTCAATACTCTCAGTTGTCTTATCCCTGGACACCGGAGTATGCAGTTGTGCCATCTATGCCCAACCAGGCAGATGAAATCATCTCAGGTATTCAAAAGATGATTAGTTCTCTAAACGGTCTAGACATTGAGGGGACTCAGAAGAAGTTTGATGCCTTGCTGGGCAATCTCAATAAATTGATGGCTGGAGACGGTAAAAATAATTCGGGCCTGATCAATTCGGTTCAAGATCTCAATGTGTTGTTGGATCGAATTGCTAAAGTCACCGATAAAGATCAGCTCAATATTCTGATGCGTGAATTAGTTGCCACCATGGTTTCTTTGCGTCAAACCGTCACTAGTGTGCAGGGTGATACCACTGTAACCTTAGAGAATCTTCGTCAGGCCAGCGAACAGTTAAATGAATTTACCCGTGTCGTAAGTCAATCTCCAGCTACTCTGATTTGGGGTGAGCCACCTGCACGTATTACGCCTCCAATGAATGGAGTTCAAAAATGAAAATTCAGATGACCAATAACTTTCGTTTCATTCAGTTTGTCGCCTTGGTATTTATAGTGACTGTATTAAGCGCATGTTCATTACCAAAAAGACCGGCATTAGAGGCCGGCACTTGGATGGTTGCACCAGAGCGTACTGGCACCCCTTACAAGCCGCGCAGTGATTTATGGCTCAAGATGGGTTCAGCATCAACAACGCCACCTTTTGATGGCAAGTCTTTGGTTTATCGCTTAGGCGATCAGCGCTATGAAAAGGATTTTTATAATACGTACTCCGCCTTACCAAATGAGATGATCGGTAATGCGACACGTCAGTGGTTGAATAATGCACAGATCTTCTCTATGACCGTAGGTCAGGGTAATAGCTTCTTTCCGTACTACATCTTGCAGACATCTATAGAAGAGTTTTACGGTGATTACCGAGTTCGTCCAGAGGCTGTTATAACGATAGAATTTTTCCTTACTGCAACCGATCCTCAAAAGCGGAATCCAGTGATTGGAAAAAACCGCTATACCAAGAGAGTTGCACTCAAAGACAACACTCCTCAGGCATTGGTGCAGGGCCAGCAGGAAGCTTTGGCGCAAATTTTGAAAGAGTACGAAGTGGTACTTTATAAGTATGCAGGCAATCTGCCTCCACCTTTAGGGCAGTAGGCATTCTAGAATTACAGTGTAAATAACAATATTGGAGAAAACATGGATTTAGGACTCAAAGGTAAAGTTGCTTTAGTGATGGCATCAAGCCGAGGTTTAGGTCAGGCGATGGCTGTTTCCTTGGCACGTGAGGGCGTCAAGGTAGCCGTGACTGGCCGCAATCCCGAGGGATTAAAAAAATCAGTTGAAATGATTGAAGCCGCCGGTGGAACAGCTTTAGCTCTGAGCTGGGATCTTTCTGATTCGTCTTTGATCGATAGCTTGGTTAGTAAGGTGGAAAAAGAGCTGGGTCCGATTGATATCTTGATAAACAATACTGGCGGACCTCCTCCGACATTAGCACTAGGGCAAGATCCCGCTTTATGGCAAAAGAGTTTTAATGACATGGTTCTGTCACTCATCAGCATCACCGATCGAGTTCTACCAGGAATGCGTCAACGTCAATGGGGTCGCATTATTACGAGCACCACTTCAGGTGCGATTGCCCCCATTAAAAATCTTGCAATCTCCAACACCTTGCGTGCGGCATTGCTGGCTTGGTCTAAAACTTTGGCAGCAGAAGTAGCGGCCGATGGCATTACCGTAAATGTGATCATGCCGGGTCGTGTGGCAACAGATCGTTTGCGTCAGCTAGATGAAGCACGTGCCCAACGTGAAAATATGAGTTACGAATCCGTGGTCAAAGCTAGTCAAAGTCAGATCCCGATGGGTCGTTATGGTGATCCTCAAGAGTATGGAGATGCTGCGGCATTTCTGGCTAGTCGCAATGCTTCCTATATTACTGGCTCAGTGATTCGTGTGGATGGCGGCCAGATTCAGGCAATCTAAATCAGTGCTAACAACTTTTTTACGGGCTATTCAGCGAGATCTTCGATCTAGTGAGTTAGTAGCGCTATTGGTCGCGCTGACGCTCTCTGTAGCTGCTTTATCCAGCGTGAGTTTTTTAGCCGACCGCATGCAGCGAGCTTTTCAGTTTGATGCACGCCAGCTTCTTGCTGCCGATTTACTGCTTGTTTCTGATCAACCCCTGCCTGAGCGCTTCATTCAGGAGGCTCGGGGTCGACTGTTGAGTACAGCGCAAACGATTATCTTTCCGAGTATGGCTACGGTAGGGGCGCAAAGTAAGTTAGCTTCCCTTAAGGCTGTGAGCTCTACCTATCCCTTGCGCGGTAACTTGCAAGCATCACCTCCTTCGGCGAGTACAACACCACCAGTGGGTTCAGTTTGGGTGGATCCCGCAATGCTCAGTACGCTAAAGGCAAAAGTTGGCGATAAGATGCTATTGGGTGACAAGACCTTCCTCATTAGCGGTATTTTGGAGCGCGAGCTCGATCGAGGTGCCGGCTTTATGAACTTCGCACCACGCGTCATGATGTCACTTGACGATTTACCCGCCACCGGCCTCATTGGTCTGGGTAGTCGCGTGACTTATCGACTACTTCTATCCGGTAATGATTCAGCTATTACTGATTATGAGCAGTGGGCAACACGATCGATTGCATCCGAAAGTCTCAGGGGATTGCGTATTGAGACCCTGGAAAATGCCCAGCCTGTCATGCGCAAAACTCTCGAGCGGGCAGAACGCTTTTTAGCCTTAGTTGCCTTGCTGACAGCAATGGTAGCTGCAGTAGCGATTGCTTTGTCAGCGCGTCGTTATGTCTTAAAGCAGGCTGATGTTTGTGCTGTCATGAAATGCCTTGGCGCGAGCCAAAAGACGATTCTATTAAACCAAATCAAGATACTGGGTGCACTGTGTATATCGGCTGCTGTGATGGGTGCTGCGATTGCTTATGGTGTTCAAGAGATATTGATTGGGATCTTGGGTAATTTGATATTTGCCAATTTACCCGCGCTCTCACTTTGGCCCTTGGTCTGGAGTATTTTGTTTTCTTCCTGCCTATTGATCGGTTTTGCAGGGCCGCCCTTATTTAGTTTGGTCATGATTTCACCGGTGCGACTGATTCGCAAAGAGTTGGGTTCAGTGAACATCAAAGTTTTGTGGGTCGCACTCTTTGGGTTAAGTACTTGCCTAGTTTTGATTGCGCTGGCAGCTCAAGATTGGAAGCTGGCGTCTTGGGTTGCCGCAAGCTTTGGTTTGGCCGTTGTGCTTTTTGCTGTAATTTCTTGGGCGTGCCTAGGTTTACTGAAGCTCCTTTTTTCAAGGTTGAGCAATCATCACTTCGCACTTCGCTTTGCACTAACGGCACAAGCACGGCGCTCTGGTTTTGCAGTGATGCAAATTACGGCGCTGGGGATTGCTTTGATGGCTTTATTACTCATCCTGTTGCTCCGACAGGATTTATTGGCTACCTGGCAGGGCAATATTCCAGTCGATGCACCCAATCGCTTCATGATCAATGTTCAGGATGATCAAAAGTCTAGTATCACTCGCTCACTACTGGATGCGGGCGTAGCAAAGCCGAGCTTTAGCCCCATGGTTCGTGCACGCTTAGTTGAAGTTAATGGAAAGACTATTGGACCCAATGACTATATCGATGAAAATGCACGCCGCTTAGTTGATCGAGAATTTAATCTCTCATACACCGAGCAGTTGCCTGAGGGCAATCGAATTACTTCTGGAAAGTGGCTTGAAGGTAGCACCCCGCAAGTTTCTTTAGAAGCGGGGATTGCGAAGACTTTGAAGTTAAAGCTTGGCGATCAAATGACCTTTGAGCTTGCCGGTGAAAAAGTCACTACGCCAATTACCTCTTTGCGTAAATTGGATTGGAGTTCGATGAAGGTAAATTTCTTTGTCATCATGCCACCTGCAATGCTCGCAGAGATGCCCCAGTCTTGGATTACCTCGTATTATCAAAGCAATGCAATTGAAGGTTTAGATTTTCAGCTTGCACAGGCCTATCCCAATCTCACCATCGTGGATGTGGGGACATCGCTAAAACAAATTCAGGATGTACTGGATCGACTAGCTTCTGTATTAGGTCTCTTATTCGCTTTCACAATTGCGGCAGCGATTTTGGTTTTAGTGGCTGCGATAGCAGCAACACAAGATGAGCGTTTCAGAAGTGCAGCCTTGTTAAAAGCGGTAGGTGCGTCGCGTCATTTACTAGGGAAGATTGCATTAGCCGAACTCTTGATTATTGGAGCACTTTCAGGAGCTCTTGCTGGACTCGCTGCCGCAATTGCAGCATGGGCACTGGGTCGATTTGTATTGGAGATTGAGTTCAATGCATTTGCGCAGTCTTTAGCAATGGGTATCGGCTTTGGGGTAACCGCTTGCTTGCTAGCAGGTTATCGCTTTCAGAGAAGAATTCAAACCGCTACTGCAATGGAATGTTTGCGTGAGGTCTGACTCGACTGCGAGTCTAGATGCGCTTAATTTAGCGTAACTAAGTTCTTCGGTAACTCTACTAAACGCGTTCTACTGAAACGGTCTGGCAGGCTTTGACGTAGCAAAGGATTAACGCGATCCAAGTAAATGCTCAGTGGCCACAGAAATAAAGCGACCGCAAATAGCATCTCAATAATCTGCCATCTCTGGAGTTCAAACAGCCACTGCAAAATCACGCAAGGTAGTAGCCACAAGGATCCATAAAAATAACGCCAAATCGCTTGTCTGCGAGTCAGATTGTGTCCGCCTGGACCAATCATGCGTACTCGCCAAGTTTGCATTGCTAAGGTCTGTCCCGACTTGGTCCAATACCAAATAAAGTAAACGCCTAGGACGGCGTAGAGATAGAGAAAGGTGAGCCAACTTGGTAGAGATACACCAAACAGAACGCCCAATCCCAAATTGGGAAGTAGGAAGGTAAGAGCGATGACGCCTAATAAAACCAATTGCTCATACAGAATGCAAGAGACCCGTCGCCAAAACTGCGGGGCAGGGAGTAGGTCTAATTCAGCGGGACTGATCACGGACTAGGGGTTGCTTGAGCCGCTATCGGGGCTGCTGTTTGTTACAGGAGACTCTGCAGCAGGAATACTAGCAGTTGCTGGAGGCGGTGCTAAGTTCGATTGTTGTTTAATCGGATGCTGTTGCAAGGTAGGCGCATTCATAGCCGTCGGCTTTTTCTTATTCACCTCTGCTTGGGCTAGTTTCTTCTTTTGCTCATCACTCAGCTTTTGATACGCACTCCAAGCCTCAGCTTTTTTCTCGGCTGGGAACTTAAGACTGCTTAAATAGTTTTCACGAGCGAGGCGGCGGTCTTTTTGAGAGAGCTTAGACCAGCCCGTCATACGGGACTGCAGTCGTTGTTGATCAGCCTCACTCATCTTGGGATAGAGATTCGCGACTTGAATCCATTTTTTACGACTGTCTGGGAGCATGTAGTCCCAGTCATCTTCCAGCGGGGCTAGGATTTTTTGCTGTCCAGGCTTAAGACTCTCCCAAGTGCCATCCGGTTTTTTCTCTGGGGTGGCGCTGGTTTTTCCAGGGGCAGTTGCCGATGTTTGGGCAAATAGGTCGGAACTTTGCACCGTTCCTAGGGCGCCAATCACCAACATCATGCTGATGCTGAGTGAGGTGCTCAAGGACCATCGATTTTTTAGCATGCGCTAACCGAGCTTCTTATGTCACTTAGGATGGAGTTTTAACTGAACTAAGACTATCTTTATCAGACTCCGCTAAGGGACCGTTTTTGAGGAAACCCAAAAATCCGCTGTCAGCGTAAGCATCAGGCGGGACATCGTCAGTTAAGAGGGCAATATCAAGTTCAGCAATATCGTTGATACGGGAATCTTGCTGCCATTGGGCGATGCCAATAAGACCAAACACTAACACGACTAGTGGGGCAGCCCAACCGAGGTTATCCCAGAATGAGCGTGAGCCAGAAGACCAGTTTCCGCTAGAGCTAGCCAAAATATGCTGCTCAATGCGCACTTTTTCTGGTTTTTTCACAGAAAGGGCTTTGAGGCGTGCCGCATACAGACGATCTTTGATTCCCGCTGGCAAGGATTGAGTTCCTTGGCGGAGCAGGGCGGCAGCGGTCAGACCAAATTGATCTGCTTCTGTTGTGCTGAGGGTGTCTTCGTTGCGGTTCACAGGGTAATTCCTTTTAATTTCAATGCTTTAGCTAGAGCCTGAGTGGCTCTTGAGCAGTGGGTTTTGACGCTTCCCTCGCTACAACTCATCGCAAGGGCAGTTTCAGTAATACTCAGCTCATCCCAATAACGCATCAGGAAGGCTTCTCGTTGACGGGCAGGCAATTTTGATATTTCTGACTCTAGAGCCTGTAATAGCTGACTTCGTTCAAGCTTAAATGCACCATCTTGGTGAATTTCACTATCGTCTGGAGCTGAAAGGGACTCCAGGGGGTCAAAATCATCATTTTCATCCGATTTCTTGCCCATATTCGAGAATAGGGTGACCCAGGTATTGCGAACTTTTTGACGTCTAAACCAGTCGTGAATGCGGTTTTGCAGAATTCTCGTGAAAACCAGGGGCAATTCTGCAGCAGGCCGATCACCATATTTTTCGGCTAACTTAATCATGGCATCTTGAACAATATCTAAGGCCGCATCGTCATCTCGCACAGCATAGACCGCTTGCTTGAAAGCGCGCTGCTCAACACTACTCAGAAAGTTAGAAAGTTCTTGGGGTGAAGCCATTCAGTAGATTAGACCTGAATCAGAAAGAATTCATCTATTTTAGGGGATTGCTATAGAATATAGGGCTTACTACCTAGAATCTCATTCAAGAAGTGGTTTTTCCGGTAGCAGCGCCGTTCGAACTCAGGCCACAAGCAAGAGACAGAACAGACCAAACAATTTTTTGCCGAAAATTGCAAAGGACGAAAGAAAATGAATACAAGCAGCGCCGAATTTTTAGCTTCTAAAGCTAATCAAGACACAACAAATACAAATCCCGCAGCAACTCCACCAGAAATGATTGGTGCTGAGATGCTAGTGAAGGCTTTGCACAAAGAGGGTGTTGAATACGTTTGGGGTTACCCAGGCGGTTCTGTTCTCTTTATCTACGACGAAATTTTTAAGCAGGACAAATTTGAACATATTCTTGTTCGCCATGAGCAAGCAGCAGTGCATGCGGCTGATGGTTATGCGCGTGCAACCGGTAAGGTTGGAGTAGCCCTAGTCACTTCAGGCCCTGGAGTAACCAATGCGGTTACCGGAATTGCTACTGCTTACACTGATTCGATCCCGATGGTGGTCATCAGCGGCAACGTACCAACATATGCGATTGGTGAAGATGCTTTCCAAGAGGCTGACACCGTGGGCATTACTCGCCCAGTGGTGAAGCACAACTTCTTGGTAAAAGATGTGAAAGACCTCCCTCTAGTAATTAAGAAGGCTTTCCATATTGCGCAGACAGGTCGTCCAGGCCCGGTATTGATTGATATCCCTAAGGATGTATCTGCTGCTAAAGGACTATTCATCTACCCAGAAACATTGGAGATGCGTTCATACAACCCAGTGGTTAAGGGTCATAGTGGACAAATTCGTAAGGCGGTTTCTTTGCTGCAAGAAGCTGAGCGCCCATTTATCTACACCGGTGGTGGTGTGATCTTGGCTGATGCCGCTCCAGAGTTAAAAGAGTTTGCTGACTTGTTGGGTTATCCCGTTACCAATACCTTAATGGGTCTTGGTGGTTTCCCAGGCACTAGCCCTCAGTTCGTGGGCATGCTTGGTATGCACGGTACGTATGAAGCCAATATGGCGATGCAACACAGCGATGTGTTGATTGCCATTGGTGCACGTTTTGACGATCGTGTGATTGGCAATACTGCTCACTTCGCAAGTCATCCACGCAAGATTATTCATATTGACATCGATCCTTCCGTGATTTCGAAGCGGGTGAAAGTGGATGTACCTATTGTGGGCAATCTCAAGGAAGTATTGCAGGAGATGACAGCTCAGCTTAAGAGTGCTGGCCCGCGTAAGAATGACGCTAAGCTAGCGGCATGGTGGGCGCAGATTAACGAGTGGCGTAAAAAAGATTGTTTGAAGTACGACGAATCATCCCAAATCGTCAAGCCACAATATGTGGTTCAAAAGTTATGGGAACTTACTGGCGGCGATGCATTTATTACATCTGACGTTGGTCAGCATCAAATGTGGGCTGCACAGTTCTACAAGTTTGATAAGCCGCGTCGTTGGATTAATTCCGGCGGTCTTGGCACCATGGGTGTTGGCTTGCCATATGCCATGGGTATCAAGAAAGCATTCCCGGATACAGATGTATTTGCCATTACTGGTGAAGGCTCTATCCAGATGTGTATTCAAGAGCTATCCACTTGCAAGCAGTACAACACGCCTGTGAAGATTGTGTCATTGAACAACCGTTACCTCGGAATGGTCCGTCAATGGCAGGAACTAACTTATAACAAGCGTTATTCCAGTTCATACATGGATTCATTGCCAGACTTCGTGAAGCTGGCAGAAGCTTTTGGGCATGTCGGAATGCGTATCGAGAAGAAGTCTGATGTTGAAGGTGCTCTCAAAGAAGCAATCCGTTTAAAAGATCGCACCGTATTTATGGATTTCCAGACAGACCCAGAAGAAAACGTATGGCCGATGGTTCAAGCAGGCAAGGGTATTACTGAAATGCTTTTGGGTAGTGAGGACCTCTAATGCGACATATTATTTCTGTATTGATAGAGAACGAGCCGGGAGCATTGTCACGAGTTGTGGGCTTGTTCTCAGCACGTGGTTACAACATTGAAGCCTTGAGTGTTGCACCAACCGAAGATCCATCCTTGTCGCGCATGACGATTGTCACACTTGGCTCTGAGGATGTCATTGAACAAATCACTAAACACTTAAATCGCTTAGTTGAAGTGGTTAAGGTTTTTGATTTGACTGAAGGTCCTCATATCGAGCGTGAGCTCATGATGATCAAAGTTCGCGCAGTAGGTAAGGAGCGTGAAGAATTGAAACGTACAACGGACATCTTCCGTGGTCGCATCATTGATGTGACTGATAAGAGTTACACCATTGAATTAACTGGTGATGGCGCCAAATTGGATGCCTTTATTGATTCGATTGATCGTGCATCCATTTTGGAAACAGTCCGCTCGGGCGGTTCTGGTATTGGGCGCGGTGAACGCATTCTGAAGGTTTAATTTTTAATTAATTACTGCATTAACTACATTTTCAAAACAAGGAAAGAGCATGAAAGTTTTTTACGATAAAGACGCCGATTTGTCCCTCATTAAAGGCAAAAAAGTAACCATCATTGGTTACGGTTCTCAGGGTCACGCACACGCATTAAACCTCAAAGATTCAGGTTGTAATGTGACTGTTGGTTTGCGTAAGGATGGCGCTTCTTGGAGCAAGGCTGCAAATGCTGGCTTGACCGTGAAAGAAGTTGGCGAAGCAGTTAAAGATGCTGACGTAGTCATGATGCTTTTACCTGATGAGCAAATTGCTGATGTGTACAGCAAAGAAGTTCACGGCAATATCAAGCAGGGCGCCGCACTGGCATTTGCTCATGGCTTTAACGTTCACTACGGCCAAGTTCAGCCACGTGCTGACTTAGATGTGATCATGATTGCCCCTAAAGCACCTGGCCACACTGTCCGCGGTACTTACGCTCAAGGTGGCGGTGTTCCCCATTTGATAGCTGTTTACCAAGATAAATCTGGCTCTGCTCGTGATGTTGCTTTGTCATACGCAACAGCAAACGGCGGCGGTCGTGCTGGCATTATCGAAACTAACTTCCGTGAAGAAACTGAAACTGACTTGTTCGGTGAGCAGGCTGTTCTATGCGGTGGCGCAGTAGAGTTGATTAAAGCTGGTTTTGAAACTTTGGTTGAAGCTGGTTACGCTCCTGAGATGGCTTACTTCGAGTGCTTGCATGAGCTCAAGTTGATTGTGGACTTGATTTACGAAGGTGGTATCGCCAACATGAACTACTCCATCTCTAACAATGCTGAGTATGGTGAGTACGTTACTGGTCCACGTGTTGTAACAGAAGATACTAAGAACGCAATGCGTCAGTGCTTGAAAGATATTCAGACTGGTGAGTACGCGAAGAGCTTCATCTTGGAAAACAAAGCAGGTGCGCCTACTTTGATTTCACGTCGTCGTTTGAATGCTGAGCATGACATCGAGGTAGTTGGTGCGAAGTTGCGCGCCATGATGCCTTGGATTGCCAAGAATAAGTTGGTTGATCAGACCAAGAACTAAGTAAACAGTAGCAAGAAACTAATAGTAGTAACTAAAAAGGCTCAGAACAAAGATGATGTATCCGCACCCCATTATTGCGAAAGAAGGTTGGCCGTATTTGGCATTAGTGGGGGCTGTTACTTTGCTAGTCCACTATCTTGGTGGCATTGCATGGTCATGGCCTTTGTGGATCATCTTTATCTTTGTTCTGCAGTTCTTCCGAGATCCGCAGCGTATTGCTGCCCTAGGCCGTGATCTCGTGTTATCTCCCGCTGATGGTCGTATCGTCGTGGTAGAAAAGGCGAACGATCCTTATGCGGGCCGTGAAGCTTTAAAGATTAGTGTTTTTATGAACGTATTTAATGTTCACTCCAATCGCAGTGCAGTTAATGGTTCTGTCAAAGAGATTCAGTATTTTCCTGGCAAGTTTGTTAATGCGGATTTGGATAAAGCGTCCACTGAGAACGAGCGTAATGCCGTTGTGATTGACGCCAACGGTCAAATCGTGACTCTGGTTCAGGTTGCCGGCCTCATTGCCCGCCGTATTCTTTGCTATATCCATGTTGGCGACAGACTTAAAGCGGGTGAGCGTTATGGCTTTATCCGCTTTGGCTCTCGTGTCGATGTATATTTGCCTTTAACAGCTGAACCTTTAGTTAGTGTTGGCGATAAAGTTTTTGCTACGAATACTGCGTTAGCTCGCGTACCCGGCTTAGATTAATTAAGTCGTTTTAACTGGGAATACTCTTTGCCTACATTTCGCCGTCGTGGCCGTATCGATCGCAGTCGCTTAGCCAACTCTCGCACTGATCGCACTCAAGATGAGTGGGCAGAAGACTTGGGTGATGGGATTGATTTTGAAGTGGAAGAGTTGCACGTAGATAAGCCACGTAAACGTAGCAAAGGCATTTATCTACTTCCTAATGCATTTACTACCGCAGCCTTATTCTGCGGTTTCTTTGCTATCGTCAATGCGATGAACCACCAGTTTGAGATTGCTGCCATCGCCATCTTTGCATCTTTAGTTTTAGATGGCATGGATGGTCGCGTTGCTCGTATGACTAATACCCAAAGTGCTTTTGGTGAACAGTACGACTCTTTGGCTGACATGGTGTCTTTTGGTGTGGCGCCAGCATTGGTTGCTTACGAGTGGGCCTTAAAAGACCTGGGTAAGTGGGGTTGGTTGGCTGCCTTTACTTATTGTGCAGGGGCAGCCTTACGTTTAGCGCGCTTCAACGTCAATACTGGCGTGGTAGATAAGAAGTTCTTCCAGGGTTTGCCTAGTCCAGCCGCTGGCTCCTTAATTGCTGGCTTTATTTGGCTGGCTGACGACAACAAGATCCCGGTGCGCGACAGCGCTATCCCTTGGATTACTTTCTTCTTAGCGGTTTATGCTGGCTTGACCATGGTATCCAATGCCCGCTTTTATAGTGGCAAGGCTTTAGATGTGCGCTATCGCGTGCCTTTTGGCGTCATGGTTCTGATGATTCTGACCTTTGTTCTGATTTCCTCCAACCCACCTTTAACTCTGTTCGGTCTCTTTGTGGTGTATTCCATTTCTGGCTATGTGATTTGGGCTTGGGAACATCTGAGTGGCCGTCGTTTTAGCTAATTTGGAATATTTAGGTTATATTTAATCCATGTTGATGAATTTCTCACCTCTTAGCCTCCTTCTACTAGCACTAAGCCTACAGCTTGGGGCAGGTAAGGCCTGAGTTAATGAGATCAAAGTAATTCATTAGCCGCCACATACCAGCCCCAGCAAATTGCTGGGGTTTTTGTTTTTAGGGGTTGTAACTAGTAACCAGTAATTAGTAAATATAAATTAGCAGTAAGCATAATTAAGCAATATTGAACCGGAGAGTAGTGATGAGCGACAAAGTAATCATTTTTGACACCACCTTACGTGATGGTGAACAATCACCTGGCGCTTCCAT from Polynucleobacter duraquae encodes:
- a CDS encoding RNA polymerase sigma factor — its product is MASPQELSNFLSSVEQRAFKQAVYAVRDDDAALDIVQDAMIKLAEKYGDRPAAELPLVFTRILQNRIHDWFRRQKVRNTWVTLFSNMGKKSDENDDFDPLESLSAPDDSEIHQDGAFKLERSQLLQALESEISKLPARQREAFLMRYWDELSITETALAMSCSEGSVKTHCSRATQALAKALKLKGITL
- a CDS encoding acetolactate synthase 3 catalytic subunit: MNTSSAEFLASKANQDTTNTNPAATPPEMIGAEMLVKALHKEGVEYVWGYPGGSVLFIYDEIFKQDKFEHILVRHEQAAVHAADGYARATGKVGVALVTSGPGVTNAVTGIATAYTDSIPMVVISGNVPTYAIGEDAFQEADTVGITRPVVKHNFLVKDVKDLPLVIKKAFHIAQTGRPGPVLIDIPKDVSAAKGLFIYPETLEMRSYNPVVKGHSGQIRKAVSLLQEAERPFIYTGGGVILADAAPELKEFADLLGYPVTNTLMGLGGFPGTSPQFVGMLGMHGTYEANMAMQHSDVLIAIGARFDDRVIGNTAHFASHPRKIIHIDIDPSVISKRVKVDVPIVGNLKEVLQEMTAQLKSAGPRKNDAKLAAWWAQINEWRKKDCLKYDESSQIVKPQYVVQKLWELTGGDAFITSDVGQHQMWAAQFYKFDKPRRWINSGGLGTMGVGLPYAMGIKKAFPDTDVFAITGEGSIQMCIQELSTCKQYNTPVKIVSLNNRYLGMVRQWQELTYNKRYSSSYMDSLPDFVKLAEAFGHVGMRIEKKSDVEGALKEAIRLKDRTVFMDFQTDPEENVWPMVQAGKGITEMLLGSEDL
- the ilvN gene encoding acetolactate synthase small subunit translates to MRHIISVLIENEPGALSRVVGLFSARGYNIEALSVAPTEDPSLSRMTIVTLGSEDVIEQITKHLNRLVEVVKVFDLTEGPHIERELMMIKVRAVGKEREELKRTTDIFRGRIIDVTDKSYTIELTGDGAKLDAFIDSIDRASILETVRSGGSGIGRGERILKV
- the ilvC gene encoding ketol-acid reductoisomerase; protein product: MKVFYDKDADLSLIKGKKVTIIGYGSQGHAHALNLKDSGCNVTVGLRKDGASWSKAANAGLTVKEVGEAVKDADVVMMLLPDEQIADVYSKEVHGNIKQGAALAFAHGFNVHYGQVQPRADLDVIMIAPKAPGHTVRGTYAQGGGVPHLIAVYQDKSGSARDVALSYATANGGGRAGIIETNFREETETDLFGEQAVLCGGAVELIKAGFETLVEAGYAPEMAYFECLHELKLIVDLIYEGGIANMNYSISNNAEYGEYVTGPRVVTEDTKNAMRQCLKDIQTGEYAKSFILENKAGAPTLISRRRLNAEHDIEVVGAKLRAMMPWIAKNKLVDQTKN
- a CDS encoding phosphatidylserine decarboxylase, with the translated sequence MMYPHPIIAKEGWPYLALVGAVTLLVHYLGGIAWSWPLWIIFIFVLQFFRDPQRIAALGRDLVLSPADGRIVVVEKANDPYAGREALKISVFMNVFNVHSNRSAVNGSVKEIQYFPGKFVNADLDKASTENERNAVVIDANGQIVTLVQVAGLIARRILCYIHVGDRLKAGERYGFIRFGSRVDVYLPLTAEPLVSVGDKVFATNTALARVPGLD
- the pssA gene encoding CDP-diacylglycerol--serine O-phosphatidyltransferase — its product is MPTFRRRGRIDRSRLANSRTDRTQDEWAEDLGDGIDFEVEELHVDKPRKRSKGIYLLPNAFTTAALFCGFFAIVNAMNHQFEIAAIAIFASLVLDGMDGRVARMTNTQSAFGEQYDSLADMVSFGVAPALVAYEWALKDLGKWGWLAAFTYCAGAALRLARFNVNTGVVDKKFFQGLPSPAAGSLIAGFIWLADDNKIPVRDSAIPWITFFLAVYAGLTMVSNARFYSGKALDVRYRVPFGVMVLMILTFVLISSNPPLTLFGLFVVYSISGYVIWAWEHLSGRRFS